The Montipora foliosa isolate CH-2021 chromosome 14, ASM3666993v2, whole genome shotgun sequence genome window below encodes:
- the LOC137984409 gene encoding deleted in malignant brain tumors 1 protein-like codes for MPPVREVQACIISIFVLMSVPVTPATTQPPTTTQQPVTECGGLLNGSSGSFVTPGYPSQPYPDDLNCVWTLSIPTDGFVIVEFLVFETEQRYDTVKLTDSLGQEITDPLSGSKERFYVTVEGKKTQLLNITFTSDFSTTKRGFLAQFGTLLMPVTPATTQPPITTQKPVTECGGLLNGSLGSFATPGYPSEPYPNDLNCVWTLSIPTDGFVIVEFLVFETEQRYDTVKLTDSLGQEITDPFSGSKERFYVTVEGKKTQLLNITFTSDFSTTKRGFLAQFGTLLMPVTPATTQPPTTTQQPVTECGGLLNGFSGSFATPGYPSQPYPDDLNCVWTLSIPTDGFVIVEFLVFETEQRYDTVKLTDSLGQEITDPLSGSKERFYVTVEGKNTQLLNITFTSDSSITKRGFLAQFGTLLKCGKMLHGSSGSFSTPGYPSQPYPNYLNCVWTLSIPTDGFVIIEFLVFETEQRYDTVKLTDSLGHEITDRFSGSKAKFDVTVEGKKTQWLYITFTSDSSIRKRGFLAQFGISLNMEVLGHWLLDGQDKLISFDSLPLFAEGRCPGSKAAFFNQTNSFASTPIINLKDRSFTIACWIKQTAWVPDGLAAIYSDWYDPWQFRLSVKDQKIIFHRHQNGSEVWWSLESTKVSLDTWTHVAVTWDHMRHAVFIYANGQEVGKRSYTPGASFFQPTGKLYQIGKDGHTDDHQFHGSVMDLYVFGTALKLDQINKLRGVPVIVNTTEEVTSRIVVVAWEPPWACPVDKYIVHYREVISLEAKSNWHSVTVNRNETSYMLHLNCRKEYDVAVTSWSAHSESNLSDSKIWNFKTGRGNIDN; via the exons ATGCCTCCAGTCAGAGAAGTTCAG GCTTGCATAATTTCAATCTTTGTGTTGATGTCCG TGCCTGTGACACCCGCGACGACTCAGCCACCCACAACCACCCAGCAACCCGTCACTG AATGTGGCGGATTGTTGAACGGGTCTTCAGGATCATTCGTGACTCCTGGATATCCATCACAGCCTTACCCTGACGATCTGAATTGCGTATGGACTTTGAGTATTCCCACAGATGGCTTTGTTATAGTTGAATTTCTGGTGTTCGAGACAGAGCAACG CTATGACACTGTTAAGTTAACCGACAGCTTAGGACAAGAAATAACAGACCCGCTCAGTGGTTCTAAGGAAAGATTTTATGTCACTGTTGAAGGCAAAAAGACTCAGTTGTTGAACATCACATTTACTTCAGACTTTTCTACCACAAAGCGAGGATTTCTGGCTCAATTCGGGACTTTGTTGA TGCCTGTGACACCCGCGACGACTCAGCCACCCATAACCACCCAGAAACCCGTCACTG AATGTGGCGGATTGTTGAACGGGTCTTTAGGATCATTCGCGACTCCTGGATATCCATCAGAACCTTACCCTAACGATCTGAATTGCGTATGGACTTTGAGTATTCCCACAGATGGCTTTGTTATAGTTGAATTTCTGGTGTTCGAGACAGAGCAACG CTATGACACTGTTAAGTTAACCGACAGCTTAGGACAAGAAATAACAGACCCGTTCAGTGGTTCTAAGGAAAGATTTTATGTCACTGTTGAAGGCAAAAAGACTCAGTTGTTGAACATCACATTTACTTCAGACTTTTCTACCACAAAGCGAGGATTTCTGGCTCAATTCGGGACTTTGTTGA TGCCTGTGACACCCGCGACGACTCAGCCACCCACAACAACCCAGCAACCCGTCACTG AATGTGGCGGATTGTTGAACGGGTTTTCAGGATCATTCGCGACTCCTGGATATCCATCACAGCCTTACCCTGACGATCTGAATTGCGTATGGACTTTGAGTATTCCCACAGATGGCTTTGTTATAGTTGAATTTCTGGTGTTCGAGACAGAGCAACG CTATGACACTGTTAAGTTAACCGACAGCTTAGGACAAGAAATAACAGACCCACTCAGTGGTTCTAAGGAAAGATTTTATGTCACTGTTGAAGGCAAAAACACTCAGTTGTTGAACATCACGTTTACTTCAGACTCTTCTATCACAAAGCGAGGATTTCTTGCTCAATTCGGGACTTTGTTGA AATGTGGCAAAATGTTGCACGGGTCTTCAGGATCATTCTCGACTCCTGGATATCCATCACAGCCTTACCCTAACTACCTGAATTGCGTATGGACTTTGAGTATTCCCACAGATGGCTTTGTTATAATTGAATTTCTGGTGTTCGAGACAGAGCAACG CTATGACACTGTTAAGTTAACCGACAGCTTAGGACATGAAATAACAGACCGGTTCAGTGGTTCTAAGGCAAAATTTGATGTCACTGTTGAAGGCAAAAAAACTCAGTGGTTGTACATCACATTTACTTCAGACTCTTCTATCAGAAAGAGAGGGTTTCTAGCTCAATTCGGGATTTCGTTGA ATATGGAAGTCCTTGGCCATTGGCTGCTGGACGGTCAAGACAAGCTTATAAG CTTTGATAGCTTGCCACTCTTTGCTGAGGGAAGATGCCCGGGCAGTAAGGCCGCGTTTTTCAACCAAACAAATTCCTTCGCCAGTACACCGATAATTAACCTTAAAGATCGGAGTTTCACCATTGCCTGTTGGATTAAGCAAACAGCATGGGTCCCCGATGGGTTGGCAGCGATTTACAGCGACTGGTATGATCCATGGCAGTTTCGTTTAAGCGTAAAAGACCAGAAGATCATATTTCATCGCCACCAAAACGGGAGTGAAGTATGGTGGTCCTTAGAGAGTACCAAAGTTAGTTTGGACACATGGACCCACGTGGCTGTCACATGGGATCACATGAGACATGCTGTGTTTATCTATGCTAACGGTCAAGAAGTTGGGAAGAGATCATACACCCCAGGAGCCTCATTCTTTCAACCCACTGGGAAACTGTACCAGATTGGTAAAGACGGTCATACGGATGACCATCAGTTCCATGGATCTGTGATGGATCTTTATGTCTTTGGCACGGCATTGAAGCTGGATCAAATCAATAAACTAAGAG GCGTTCCTGTTATCGTAAACACGACCGAAGAAGTAACAAGCAGGATCGTTGTCGTCGCGTGGGAGCCTCCCTGGGCTTGTCCAGTTGACAAATACATTGTGCACTACAGGGAAGTGATATCCCTCGAGGCAAAAAGCAATTGGCACTCGGTTACCGTGAACAGAAATGAAACCAGCTATATGCTACACCTCAACTGCAGAAAAGAGTATGATGTAGCAGTTACCTCGTGGAGTGCTCATAGCGAGAGTAATTTGAGTGACAGTAAGATATGGAACTTCAAGACTGGTCGAGGTAATATTGATAATTAA